The Mesorhizobium koreense genome includes a window with the following:
- a CDS encoding AraC family transcriptional regulator, with translation MSNVAMIRSSLISAVVAQVAKTGTDPGPLLRKYGFSGATLSNPYALVPLHRFVALCEDAALVTGDDAIGLRVGQAISSGHQGPAGFIFSASKTVGEALRRYAQLMAAWQDSAHTGVVGFGNGAEAYIYRITDERIRLRRQDAELTLSTVHQQLKSVLGRNWRPLGVHFEHAMPADIRPHRKIFDAPLSFGEPINCLLVAESDLQKTLSSQDDSLWPFIERHLTDLSKERQSVLSFREQVDNAIVNRLGFGGVGIGSISADLGLSMRTLQRRLKEEDLTFGALLHAARRRIAETSLSKPRSRVVDVANALGYADTAVLSRAFKRWTGTSPRQFAKDGKNRAQLSDGSVDQS, from the coding sequence ATGAGCAACGTCGCGATGATCAGGTCCAGCCTGATTTCAGCCGTCGTCGCGCAAGTGGCGAAAACAGGCACGGATCCCGGCCCGTTGCTGCGCAAATACGGTTTTTCGGGCGCGACCCTCAGTAACCCTTATGCGCTGGTTCCTTTGCATCGGTTCGTGGCGCTTTGCGAGGACGCGGCATTGGTCACCGGGGACGATGCCATCGGCTTGCGCGTCGGCCAGGCGATCTCCAGCGGCCATCAGGGCCCGGCAGGCTTCATCTTCAGTGCCTCCAAAACCGTCGGCGAGGCGCTGCGTCGCTATGCGCAACTGATGGCGGCCTGGCAGGATTCGGCCCATACGGGCGTTGTCGGCTTCGGCAACGGTGCAGAAGCCTATATCTATCGCATTACCGATGAACGCATCCGCCTGAGGCGGCAGGACGCCGAACTGACCCTGAGCACGGTGCACCAGCAGTTAAAGTCCGTTCTCGGGCGGAACTGGCGCCCGCTTGGCGTTCACTTCGAGCATGCCATGCCGGCCGACATTCGGCCCCACCGCAAGATTTTCGATGCACCCTTGAGTTTCGGCGAGCCGATCAACTGCTTGCTCGTTGCTGAAAGCGATCTTCAAAAGACACTGTCGTCGCAGGATGACAGCCTTTGGCCATTCATCGAACGGCATTTGACCGACCTGTCGAAGGAACGTCAGTCCGTCTTGTCGTTCCGCGAGCAGGTCGACAATGCCATTGTCAACCGACTGGGATTCGGCGGCGTCGGCATCGGCAGCATCAGCGCCGATCTCGGCTTGTCGATGCGAACCCTGCAGCGACGACTGAAGGAGGAGGACCTGACGTTCGGCGCGCTTCTCCATGCGGCAAGGCGGCGCATTGCGGAAACAAGCCTGAGCAAACCACGCAGCCGTGTCGTCGACGTTGCCAATGCGCTTGGCTATGCCGACACCGCCGTGCTCTCCCGCGCCTTCAAGCGCTGGACCGGAACGAGCCCGCGGCAATTCGCCAAGGATGGAAAAAACCGAGCTCAGTTGTCGGACGGGAGTGTCGACCAATCCTAG
- a CDS encoding aminotransferase class III-fold pyridoxal phosphate-dependent enzyme, with amino-acid sequence MHTATGTAAPDKQARQHASHLQWYPMTEPAEFANADPLIIASGDGVWITDIAGKRYVDARGGLLNVNVGHRRPEVRAALISQFDRIAYYPSFDGTATPVSIELAERLVTLTGQEHMARVLFGSGGSDAVETALKITRQYWKLSGKASRTKFISLRNAYHGTHLGGTSLNGNAAFRQAYEPLLAGCLQVETPWLYRNPFSNDPEELAAICARLLEREILNQGPETVAAFIAEPVQGAGGYIVPPQSYWKRVREVCDRYDVLLIADEVITGFGRVGAWFGSRMWGVKPDIMCLAKGLTSGYVPLGATLISQRIAAAWEGASSGAAHMHGYSYSGHPLGCAAALVVLDITERENLPANAARQGERLLARLQDLKERFGLIGEVRGKGLMICLDLVSDRRARIPVDASVARRLAELARNAGAVVRPAANYIVISPALTINESECDLIFSAVEAAFLTMEKAN; translated from the coding sequence ATGCACACCGCAACCGGCACGGCCGCGCCTGACAAGCAGGCCCGCCAGCATGCCTCCCATTTGCAATGGTATCCGATGACGGAGCCGGCCGAATTCGCCAATGCCGACCCGTTGATTATCGCAAGCGGCGACGGCGTCTGGATCACCGACATCGCCGGCAAGCGCTATGTCGATGCGCGCGGCGGCCTGCTCAATGTCAATGTCGGTCATCGCCGGCCCGAGGTGCGCGCCGCGTTGATCAGCCAGTTCGACCGGATCGCCTATTATCCGTCGTTCGATGGGACGGCGACGCCGGTGTCGATCGAGCTCGCCGAGCGGCTTGTGACGCTCACCGGCCAGGAACACATGGCCCGGGTGCTGTTCGGTAGCGGCGGTTCCGATGCGGTCGAAACGGCGCTCAAGATCACCCGGCAGTACTGGAAGTTATCGGGAAAGGCGTCGCGAACGAAATTTATCTCGCTGAGAAATGCCTATCACGGCACGCATCTGGGCGGCACGTCGCTGAATGGAAACGCTGCCTTCCGGCAAGCCTACGAGCCTCTTCTGGCGGGCTGCCTGCAGGTCGAGACGCCTTGGCTCTACCGCAATCCCTTTTCCAACGATCCGGAAGAACTGGCGGCGATCTGCGCCCGGCTTCTCGAGCGCGAAATCCTCAATCAAGGGCCAGAGACCGTGGCGGCGTTTATCGCCGAACCAGTGCAAGGCGCCGGAGGCTATATCGTGCCGCCGCAGAGCTATTGGAAGCGCGTTCGCGAGGTTTGCGATCGGTACGATGTGCTTTTGATTGCCGACGAGGTGATCACCGGCTTCGGTCGCGTCGGGGCATGGTTCGGCAGCCGGATGTGGGGCGTTAAGCCCGACATCATGTGCCTGGCCAAAGGGCTGACCTCCGGATATGTGCCGCTGGGCGCGACATTGATCAGCCAGCGCATCGCCGCCGCATGGGAGGGGGCTTCATCCGGCGCCGCCCATATGCATGGCTACAGCTATTCCGGCCACCCGCTTGGCTGCGCCGCGGCCCTTGTCGTGCTCGACATCACCGAGCGCGAGAATCTGCCGGCCAATGCCGCCAGACAGGGTGAACGCCTGCTTGCCAGGCTTCAGGACCTGAAAGAACGGTTCGGTCTGATCGGCGAGGTGCGGGGGAAGGGATTGATGATCTGCCTCGATCTGGTCAGCGACCGGAGGGCACGGATCCCGGTGGACGCTTCCGTGGCGCGACGCCTTGCGGAATTGGCTCGCAACGCCGGCGCGGTGGTGCGCCCCGCCGCCAACTACATCGTTATTTCGCCGGCGCTGACGATCAACGAGAGCGAATGCGACCTTATTTTTTCTGCCGTGGAGGCAGCTTTCCTGACGATGGAAAAAGCAAACTGA
- a CDS encoding APC family permease: protein MAHDTAVSAPNGRELRSGVLGTAAIVFLVTSAAAPMAAIAGSGSLAMLLGNGAGAAGAYVLAALCLLVFSVGYTAMARHVSEAGGFFSFTLRAGGMVPAGATAYLAFFGYNALQIGIYGLFGAACEMLFAAEAGLSLPWWVYSALALPVVGALGYRQIDVSAKVLGVLVLLEFIVVCTLDAVIVGKGGPAGSFTFAPLAPQTVLGGSLSIALLFAFSTFVGFEATTIYSEEAKDPETTIPRATYISVLLIGGFYAFTALCMIVGGGVDRVGEVLGAMKDPTDLLFVLGYDYLGENFTRLMRVLFVTSVFASLLAFHNNVGRYALVLARHRLLPETLNRTHPVHQSPHLGSLLQSVIGAVVLLAFVVAGAHPILALFSWLINTGTLAIVTAMIITSFSIAIFFRSLADARENRPTTVVLPCLAGTVLAIIGGLAAMHFDILVGVEGTLAVALPALVLLTAALGALVGWLRTRQS, encoded by the coding sequence ATGGCTCACGACACAGCAGTCTCGGCGCCGAATGGGCGCGAACTTCGGTCTGGGGTGCTTGGCACGGCCGCGATCGTTTTTCTTGTGACATCGGCGGCGGCGCCGATGGCGGCGATCGCCGGCAGTGGCTCGCTTGCCATGCTGCTGGGCAATGGCGCCGGCGCTGCCGGCGCTTATGTGCTCGCGGCACTATGCCTGCTTGTATTTTCGGTCGGTTACACGGCGATGGCGCGTCATGTTTCCGAAGCCGGTGGCTTTTTCAGCTTCACCTTGCGCGCCGGTGGAATGGTTCCCGCCGGCGCCACGGCATATCTGGCGTTCTTCGGCTACAATGCCTTGCAGATCGGCATCTACGGCCTGTTCGGCGCAGCGTGCGAGATGCTGTTTGCGGCCGAGGCGGGGCTTTCGCTGCCGTGGTGGGTCTACTCGGCGCTCGCCCTGCCCGTTGTCGGTGCGCTCGGCTACCGGCAGATCGATGTTTCGGCCAAGGTGCTGGGCGTTCTGGTCCTGCTGGAGTTCATCGTCGTTTGCACCCTTGACGCCGTCATCGTCGGCAAGGGCGGTCCGGCGGGATCATTCACCTTTGCGCCGCTCGCGCCGCAAACCGTCCTCGGCGGCTCGTTGTCGATCGCGTTGCTTTTCGCCTTCAGCACCTTCGTCGGGTTCGAAGCGACCACGATCTACAGCGAGGAGGCAAAGGACCCGGAAACCACCATCCCGCGCGCCACATACATCTCGGTACTGCTCATCGGCGGTTTCTATGCCTTCACGGCGCTGTGCATGATCGTCGGCGGCGGCGTCGACCGTGTCGGCGAGGTGCTGGGCGCCATGAAGGATCCCACCGACCTTCTTTTTGTGCTCGGCTACGACTATCTGGGTGAAAATTTCACGCGTCTGATGCGTGTCCTGTTCGTGACGAGTGTCTTTGCGTCATTGCTGGCCTTTCATAACAATGTCGGCCGCTACGCTCTGGTGCTTGCGCGTCATCGGTTGCTGCCGGAAACGCTGAACCGCACGCATCCCGTGCATCAAAGCCCGCATCTCGGCTCGCTGCTGCAGAGCGTCATCGGCGCGGTCGTGCTGCTGGCCTTCGTTGTTGCCGGAGCACACCCGATCCTGGCTCTATTCTCATGGCTGATCAACACGGGGACGCTGGCTATCGTCACCGCCATGATCATCACCTCGTTTTCGATCGCCATATTCTTCCGCAGTCTCGCCGATGCCCGCGAAAACCGTCCGACAACGGTCGTTCTGCCTTGTCTCGCCGGAACAGTCCTCGCCATTATCGGCGGTCTCGCTGCAATGCATTTCGACATCCTTGTCGGCGTCGAAGGGACGCTCGCCGTCGCGCTGCCGGCGCTGGTCCTTTTGACGGCCGCGCTGGGCGCGCTGGTAGGCTGGCTGCGGACAAGGCAATCCTGA
- a CDS encoding aminotransferase-like domain-containing protein, whose product MRDVLRDIFDDTAAARSALQYGPSEGDMLLRQRLCSHMALRGVRCEPANILLTSGAQQALNLVSEAFVDPDDTVLVQSPTYPGALQVFLAHGARLAGLDARTAAPSLIYAMSNFQNPTGVSLSLGQRQHLVALAHQLDTVLIEDDPYEALLYDGEALPSLLSIDVGEHSIEDARTLYFGTFSKSIAPGLRIGWVVGPALVVEKLALLKQTEDLQANSLAQAALGRLLAHGVEPFARPIQVAYRERRERMAEALRGEFGNRGAWSVPQGGFFFWLTLPMEIDTAAMLRHAAQLGVTYVPGIAFSHSGSGANTLRLSFSSAQPDRISEGVRRLAKAFDEHAS is encoded by the coding sequence ATGCGCGACGTGCTGCGCGACATCTTCGACGATACCGCCGCCGCACGAAGCGCCCTGCAATATGGCCCCAGCGAGGGCGATATGCTTTTGCGGCAGCGCCTGTGCTCGCATATGGCATTGAGGGGCGTGCGCTGCGAGCCCGCCAACATCCTGTTGACCAGTGGCGCACAACAGGCCCTCAACCTGGTGTCGGAAGCCTTTGTCGATCCCGACGACACCGTCCTGGTGCAGTCGCCGACATATCCCGGCGCATTGCAGGTGTTTCTGGCACATGGCGCCCGGCTGGCCGGCCTCGACGCCCGCACGGCTGCACCGTCCTTGATCTACGCCATGTCGAACTTCCAGAATCCAACAGGCGTTTCGCTATCGCTCGGCCAGCGTCAGCACCTCGTTGCCCTCGCACATCAACTCGACACGGTGCTGATCGAGGACGATCCCTACGAGGCCTTGCTCTATGATGGCGAAGCGTTGCCTTCATTGCTATCGATAGACGTCGGCGAGCATTCGATAGAGGACGCACGGACCCTCTATTTCGGCACCTTCTCCAAATCCATCGCACCGGGCCTGCGCATCGGCTGGGTTGTCGGACCGGCGCTCGTCGTCGAAAAACTGGCGCTGCTGAAGCAAACAGAGGACCTGCAGGCCAATTCGCTAGCGCAGGCCGCACTGGGCAGGTTGCTCGCGCATGGTGTCGAGCCGTTTGCCCGCCCCATCCAGGTCGCCTACCGCGAGCGCCGCGAAAGGATGGCGGAAGCCCTGCGCGGCGAATTCGGCAATCGCGGTGCCTGGAGCGTGCCGCAGGGCGGCTTCTTCTTCTGGCTGACGCTGCCGATGGAAATCGACACCGCGGCGATGCTGCGGCACGCCGCGCAACTAGGCGTGACCTATGTGCCCGGCATCGCTTTCAGCCACAGCGGCAGCGGCGCCAACACGCTGCGCCTGAGCTTCTCCTCCGCTCAACCCGACAGGATCAGCGAAGGCGTCAGACGGCTGGCAAAAGCTTTCGACGAACACGCCAGTTGA
- a CDS encoding ABC transporter permease subunit (The N-terminal region of this protein, as described by TIGR01726, is a three transmembrane segment that identifies a subfamily of ABC transporter permease subunits, which specificities that include histidine, arginine, glutamine, glutamate, L-cystine (sic), the opines (in Agrobacterium) octopine and nopaline, etc.), whose product MLIDTSFLWSVASFKVGFSPFADLRLGETRYWQVFVVGAGNTLIVVIAGIVSSTLLGVVIGVARLSANLLARRLASAYIETFRNLPLLLQVFFWHFIVILPTLPARQQSLVLGPGGMLNREGLFLSLLSFAHPSLAWAAVALAALAFVVLLGSGRAPDGSTRHVAVACIVSLLAVAGLLWAAVPSFEPPQLARMGVVGGFWIPIPLMSLWWALTVSTAAFIAEAVRAGIIAVPAGQREASRSLGFTPFQSLKLIELPQALRIIIPPTISQYLNLLKNSSLAVAVGYDDIVNIWMGATLNQTGQAIIVIAVTMIFFTTFSLLTSLLMNMYNSRMQIRER is encoded by the coding sequence TTGCTGATCGACACCAGCTTTCTGTGGAGCGTGGCGTCGTTCAAGGTTGGGTTTTCGCCTTTTGCCGACCTGCGGCTTGGCGAAACCCGCTATTGGCAAGTGTTTGTCGTCGGCGCCGGCAACACCTTGATTGTCGTGATCGCCGGCATTGTCTCGTCGACGCTTCTGGGCGTCGTCATCGGTGTTGCCCGGCTTTCCGCAAACCTGCTCGCCCGGCGGCTTGCCTCGGCCTACATCGAGACATTTCGCAATCTGCCCCTGCTCCTGCAGGTCTTCTTCTGGCATTTCATTGTTATCTTGCCGACCCTTCCCGCCCGGCAGCAAAGCCTTGTTCTCGGTCCAGGCGGGATGCTGAACCGCGAAGGCTTGTTCCTCAGCTTGCTGAGCTTCGCGCATCCCTCTCTTGCCTGGGCCGCCGTCGCGCTCGCAGCCTTGGCCTTTGTCGTCCTGCTTGGCTCGGGCAGGGCGCCCGACGGATCCACGCGACACGTCGCGGTCGCATGCATTGTTTCCTTGCTGGCGGTTGCCGGATTGCTGTGGGCTGCCGTTCCCAGTTTCGAGCCGCCGCAACTGGCGCGCATGGGCGTCGTCGGTGGGTTCTGGATACCCATCCCGCTGATGTCGCTGTGGTGGGCGCTGACCGTTTCGACGGCGGCATTCATTGCTGAAGCTGTTCGTGCGGGAATAATCGCCGTACCGGCAGGGCAGCGCGAAGCGTCCAGATCGCTCGGCTTTACGCCTTTCCAGTCGCTCAAGCTGATTGAGCTGCCGCAGGCTCTCAGGATCATCATCCCGCCGACAATCAGCCAGTATCTCAACCTGTTGAAGAATTCGTCGCTGGCCGTCGCTGTCGGTTACGACGACATCGTCAATATCTGGATGGGCGCGACGCTCAATCAGACCGGGCAAGCGATCATCGTCATCGCGGTCACCATGATCTTCTTCACCACCTTCAGCTTGCTGACCTCATTGCTGATGAACATGTACAACAGCCGCATGCAGATCAGGGAGCGGTGA
- a CDS encoding aspartate aminotransferase family protein: protein MTILDDYLRRTSKSKALAQRAGLVLLDGITTDTRFFEPYGISVERGAGTRKWDVDGAEYVDFFGGHGSLMLGHGHPVVTTAIHAAVVRGIQFAANTPQEVAWAEMIKAHIPSCDRVRFSGSGTEATLLAIRIARAYTNRAKILRVRTHYHGWHDFAVSGYATNHDGSAAPGVLAEIAQNTILVTPNDIPELQAAIRANAHELAAVILEPLGSHFGMIPTSEDYIVAAHAAAGDSGVPVILDEIITGFRLGTSGFQGLFGLKPDITCLAKVAAGGMPGGVVCGSEEIMSVLSRQNQRRSNAPGKVLHQGTFTGNPVTASAAVATISEIVATKACERASATGEAVRARMDEAFFRCDVTWRTYGRYSAFHFLPDAPDVEDISTLPHTVFAARPVKLLQTLRMAMLLEGVDIASRGSGFVSAIHTDADVESLGQAMERSLRRMKAEALLT, encoded by the coding sequence ATGACAATTCTCGACGACTACCTTCGCAGAACATCGAAATCGAAGGCACTGGCGCAGCGTGCCGGTTTGGTTCTCCTTGACGGGATCACCACCGACACCCGCTTTTTCGAACCCTACGGAATCTCCGTCGAGCGCGGTGCCGGAACCCGGAAGTGGGATGTCGACGGCGCCGAATATGTCGACTTTTTCGGCGGGCACGGGTCGCTGATGTTGGGCCATGGCCATCCGGTGGTGACTACAGCCATTCATGCGGCGGTGGTGCGTGGCATTCAATTTGCGGCCAACACGCCGCAAGAGGTGGCTTGGGCAGAGATGATCAAAGCCCACATTCCCTCTTGCGACCGCGTGCGCTTCTCCGGGAGCGGCACGGAGGCAACGTTGCTCGCCATTCGCATCGCGCGCGCCTACACCAACCGCGCGAAAATCCTGCGCGTTCGCACCCACTATCATGGCTGGCACGATTTTGCCGTTTCCGGCTACGCCACCAACCATGACGGCTCGGCCGCTCCGGGCGTGCTGGCCGAGATAGCGCAAAACACCATCCTGGTGACGCCCAATGACATACCCGAACTACAGGCTGCCATCCGCGCGAACGCGCATGAGCTGGCGGCGGTCATTCTGGAGCCGTTGGGATCTCACTTCGGCATGATCCCGACAAGCGAGGACTACATTGTCGCCGCACACGCGGCGGCGGGTGACAGCGGTGTACCGGTCATCCTCGACGAGATCATCACCGGCTTTCGGCTGGGCACCTCCGGCTTTCAAGGTCTTTTCGGCCTCAAGCCCGATATTACCTGTCTTGCGAAGGTCGCCGCCGGCGGCATGCCAGGCGGCGTCGTCTGCGGCTCGGAAGAGATCATGTCGGTCCTGTCGCGGCAAAATCAGAGGCGATCGAACGCGCCCGGCAAGGTTCTGCATCAGGGCACTTTTACCGGCAATCCGGTGACCGCTTCGGCAGCGGTAGCAACGATCAGCGAAATCGTGGCGACGAAGGCCTGCGAACGGGCCAGCGCCACTGGCGAGGCCGTGCGAGCCCGCATGGATGAGGCGTTTTTTCGCTGCGATGTGACGTGGCGCACCTATGGCCGCTATTCGGCTTTCCATTTCCTACCGGACGCGCCGGATGTCGAAGACATTTCGACGCTTCCCCACACCGTCTTCGCCGCCCGCCCGGTAAAGCTTCTCCAGACATTGCGGATGGCCATGCTGCTCGAAGGCGTCGACATCGCTTCGCGCGGAAGCGGCTTCGTCTCTGCCATCCATACCGATGCGGATGTGGAAAGTCTCGGACAGGCAATGGAACGGTCATTGCGCAGGATGAAGGCGGAGGCACTGCTGACCTAA
- a CDS encoding amino acid ABC transporter substrate-binding protein — translation MKTWKSCAWLLGVTLMVAAGTAQAGTLEQVKARGKLICGTSGSTPGFSAPDNNGKMQGLDADMCYAVAAAIFGDKGKVDFVPLTLVERFTALAAGEVDVLSRSSTNTLTRDASLGIDFTYNTFIDGQGFLVRKSLNAKGVADLDGATICMPSGTDTEPNLAAYFTKNKLTYKPVGFDTEPQVREAFDAGACDVISSDKAILAAMRTELSKPDEVTILPDTISKEPNGPWVRQGDSEWADVVRWSIYGMIAADELGVSSKNVDEMKTQSGNSPVLRLLGVEGETGKLLKVQDDWGYQIVKQVGNYDESYQRNVTPLGLPREGTPNALWNKGGVLLAPPL, via the coding sequence ATGAAAACGTGGAAATCATGTGCGTGGCTGCTTGGTGTGACGTTGATGGTGGCCGCCGGGACCGCGCAAGCGGGAACGCTTGAGCAGGTTAAGGCGCGCGGCAAGCTTATTTGCGGTACGTCCGGCTCAACCCCGGGCTTCTCGGCTCCCGACAACAACGGGAAGATGCAGGGCCTCGACGCCGACATGTGCTATGCCGTTGCCGCTGCCATCTTCGGCGACAAGGGGAAAGTCGACTTCGTGCCGCTTACCCTTGTCGAGCGCTTCACAGCGCTTGCGGCAGGTGAAGTGGATGTGCTGTCGCGTAGCTCCACCAACACGCTGACGCGCGATGCATCTCTCGGCATTGACTTCACCTACAACACATTCATCGACGGACAGGGTTTCCTGGTTCGGAAGTCACTCAACGCCAAAGGCGTCGCCGATCTGGACGGCGCAACGATCTGTATGCCTTCGGGCACCGACACCGAGCCCAATCTCGCCGCCTATTTCACCAAGAACAAGCTGACCTACAAGCCGGTGGGTTTCGACACCGAACCGCAGGTGCGCGAGGCTTTCGATGCCGGCGCCTGCGACGTTATCAGTTCCGACAAGGCGATCCTGGCGGCCATGCGTACGGAACTCAGCAAACCGGACGAGGTGACGATTCTGCCGGACACCATTTCCAAGGAACCCAATGGTCCATGGGTGCGTCAGGGCGACTCCGAATGGGCTGACGTTGTTCGTTGGTCGATCTACGGGATGATTGCCGCCGACGAACTCGGCGTCTCGTCCAAGAACGTCGACGAGATGAAGACCCAGAGCGGCAATTCGCCGGTCCTGCGCTTGCTTGGCGTGGAAGGCGAGACCGGCAAGCTTCTCAAGGTGCAGGACGACTGGGGCTACCAGATCGTCAAACAGGTCGGCAATTACGATGAGAGCTATCAGCGCAATGTAACGCCGCTGGGATTGCCGCGCGAAGGCACGCCGAACGCATTGTGGAACAAGGGCGGCGTCCTGCTCGCGCCGCCACTCTGA
- a CDS encoding amino acid ABC transporter permease: MASSLQLDFVESRPLPRRRRGGLDWLRRNFFSSPLSALFTVLAVLALSWMLLHLADWAIVKASWAGSDRKICDANPYGACWTMIRVRFNQIMFGLFYGGHPDQIWRPVAAFGLLLPIAGPLFVPGYGYKGLHLLVLALGYPALAYGLVNGGMFGLVEAPTSQWGGFMLTFILASVGIIGSLPIGIMLALGRRSSLPAIRMICIVFIEVWRANPLITVLFMVANLLPLFVPSGIDLDKVARALVAITLFQSAYTAEAVRGGLAAIPKGQFEAAHALGLSRLNGYRLIILPQALKISIPGIVNAFIELFKDTSLVAIIGLFDFLRMAQVVVRSPEWRGFEHEAYVFTALVYWVICFGMSKYSQLLESRLERGHVDG; the protein is encoded by the coding sequence ATGGCCAGCTCCCTTCAACTCGACTTTGTCGAAAGCAGACCGCTGCCGCGCCGGCGGCGGGGCGGGCTGGATTGGCTGCGGCGAAACTTCTTTTCATCGCCGCTCAGTGCGCTCTTCACCGTTCTTGCGGTTCTTGCTTTGTCCTGGATGTTGCTGCACCTGGCCGACTGGGCGATTGTCAAGGCAAGCTGGGCCGGTAGCGACCGCAAGATCTGCGATGCCAATCCGTACGGTGCATGTTGGACGATGATCAGGGTCCGCTTCAACCAGATCATGTTTGGCCTCTTTTATGGCGGGCATCCGGACCAGATCTGGCGTCCGGTCGCGGCCTTCGGCCTGCTGCTGCCGATCGCTGGCCCGCTGTTCGTGCCAGGCTATGGCTACAAGGGGCTTCATCTGCTTGTGCTCGCCCTTGGCTACCCGGCCCTCGCCTATGGCCTTGTCAATGGCGGGATGTTCGGATTGGTCGAGGCGCCCACCTCGCAGTGGGGTGGCTTCATGCTGACCTTCATACTGGCCAGCGTCGGAATCATCGGGTCTTTGCCGATAGGCATCATGCTGGCGCTCGGACGTCGCTCGTCCTTGCCGGCCATCCGTATGATATGCATCGTTTTCATCGAAGTATGGCGGGCCAATCCGTTGATCACCGTCCTGTTCATGGTGGCCAACCTGTTGCCCCTGTTCGTTCCATCCGGGATCGATCTGGACAAGGTAGCCAGAGCGCTGGTGGCGATCACGCTGTTCCAGTCGGCCTATACCGCGGAGGCGGTTCGGGGCGGCCTTGCGGCAATCCCCAAGGGCCAGTTCGAGGCGGCCCATGCGCTCGGCCTGTCCAGGCTCAATGGCTATCGCCTGATCATCCTGCCGCAGGCGCTGAAAATCTCCATTCCCGGCATCGTCAACGCCTTCATCGAACTGTTCAAGGACACATCGTTGGTGGCGATCATCGGGCTGTTCGATTTTTTGCGCATGGCGCAAGTCGTCGTGCGCAGCCCAGAATGGCGCGGCTTCGAGCACGAGGCCTATGTCTTCACGGCGCTTGTCTACTGGGTGATCTGCTTCGGCATGTCGAAATACAGCCAACTGCTGGAAAGTCGCCTCGAAAGGGGACATGTCGATGGATGA